The genomic window CATCTGCAGCGCATAGACCATGATGACCGTCTCGTCTTCGATGCGACCGTGCTCAAGCAAGCCAGCAAGAGAACCGCCAGAGCAGTATTCCATGAAGATGTAAACCTTGTCTCTGTGGGGCTCGATACCGTAGTACGAGACAATGTTAGGGTGGTCCAGCACCTGCAGCACACCCATCTCATCCTTGATTTGAGCAACAATGGTAGGGATGAGCTGAGGGTCCTGGAGACGAATCTCCTTGACAGCCATAAGGTGACCAGAATCGAGGTTCATGGCGGCGTACACAGAACCGAATGTACCTCCACCGACGAACTGGCCCTGTTGCCATCGCAAAGTAACGTTGGTTGCCGAAGAAGACAGATAAGTGAGTGCGCGATCGGCCTCATTAGAATCTTCAAGCACCCTGCCCAGCGCCTGTCGTTCggcttccttctctttcctgAAGGTATCAATCTCTTCGAGCCTCTGCATCCACTGCATCTGCGTCATCTCGATAGACTCTTCGTCATCTTTCGAGTTCTTCGGGTCCAACAAGCTCTTGCCTGCGATGGCGTTGAGCCGTTGCCTCTCGGCTTGTGCAGCAATGGTCGACCTCGCACCCATGATGTCGAAATGTGATATCAATACTGACATGCACCCTGCCACCTTGGCGCGTAGCTTTGTATACTCCTCGTCGCTGATAGAGAGGATGTTCTGGCCACGCGTCATCATCATTGCGAATTCCAGCGCTACGACAGCCCATCGGAAGGTCTTTCGATCTGAGGCTACGCAGTCATCGCAGATGAAGCTGACCCAGTCCAGAGCCAGCCTGGTCAGCTTGATGTTGTTCATGGCTCGCCGGTTGTAGTCCATATACAGCACGGAACGCTGACCAAACTCAGTGGCGAAAGCGAAACAAGTCTGGATGAGATCCTGGCAGTCTAGACCGACCGTCTGCTTCCGGACAATCTCGACGCTGTTGATGATGGTGTTTGACAGCGTGTACGCCGTCTTCTTGATCTTCTGCAGCTCCGAGTTAACACGAGGAAGGTTGGCCCTCTGGTCGATGAGTGTGTTCAAGTACATGCCGATGGCCTGCAGGAAAGAtgcgttggcgttggcaaGGCGCTGTTGAGAACCGTCGGCGACTAGTCGTAACCTCCCAGCCTTCAGATCGAGGTGCGGTTCGTGAATGTTGCCGGACATCCTCTTGCCAGACCAGTAGAGGGCGTCTTCTGGTCTGATGATCAGGACGTATGGGTTCGACGGATCTTCGGGACCTTCCTCAGCGTGGTAGCAGGTGGTGAGTAAGGATTGGATATCGTTGGGGCGGTTCTCCAGCGTCGGCGAGGCGATGATGTAGACGCCGGCGTTGTTGCCTCCAGTCGTCTCGACGAGAAAGTGTCCGTTGGCCATGAGGCACTCGTACAAGTCGTTGAGCTGCTCATCGTCGAGGTCAATATGGTTGATGTTGTACTCGGTGCAATTCTCGAACCTCTGCGTCAGGATCCTGGAGAAACGGAACAGCTTACGCTGGCGGACACGGACAGAGTCGAGGATCTGCTTGTACCGCTTCTCCATCTCAGCGCCTGTGAGCTCGTCGGGCCTGCGCTGCAGCTCACGCTCAAAGTGAGCGCTGAGGCGGGTAAGTGACTTGGAGGTAAGGATACTGAACTGCTCGGCAGTCTCGACATCGCCACCCTGGAGTTGCCTGCCGAGTCTGTTGCAAAAGTCCCACTCCTGCTCGAGGATTTCAGCTTCCTTGAAAGTGTTCTTGTTGGCAGCCAGCTTCCAGTTGAGCATCCTGAAATAGAACTTCAACGCATCGAGGACAACACTGTCGAAGTTCTCCTCAATGCAAGGGGGAAGGTCCCAGCCTGGCTCTGGCCGCGAGATGACCAGGTAGCTCTCCTTGACCTGACCAGCCATGCGGAGCAGGATCTGGAACTGGGCAATCATCTGCTCAGCCATCATGACGCCCTGCTGTGAGGGGTCCTTGATCTTCTTTGCGTACGACAGTCGGACACGGATAATCTCCTGCAGCAGGCGCGAGGGAAAGTTGATGAGGGTGAGCAGCTCCTCGATATAGGGTGGGAGATGGCGCTCAGCGAAGCCCTCTGCATTGGTGATCAGGGTGCTCTTGGCCTTTTGGATGACCTTCTCGAGCGGGATGAGCAGGTTGGTCTCGCCCTGCAGCGACTTGAGGCCGTCCTCCTTGAGGATGCGGTCGATGAACGAGGACTCGTCGGTGAGATGGTGGTCCTGCGAGGAGCGTGGGCGGGGCTTTGTGAAGTCGAGCTCCTCGTTGCCGACCCACATCTTCAGGATGGCCATCTCGGTGTTGATGAGGACGGTGGTGTTGTCCCAGGCGATGACGGCGTCACAGGCGTCGTGGTAGGCAGGCGAGGCGGCCCTGGGATAGGCAGCCTCGAGGGCCTGGCGGGTAGGGTAGGCGCTCTCGATCTTCTCGATCTTCTTGACAACGTCCTGGACCTGCTGCTGGGGCGTCTGGCCGGCCTCGGTGGCGCCCTCGACCTCGAAGGAGATGATGGTCTCGAGCAGCGTCTTGATCTTGCCGCGGGCGTCGTCGACGATGCGGCGCTGGGCCTGCAGCGAGCGGCCGCAGACGCGGGCGCGGATGCCCATCCAGATCTCGGCCTTGAGGGTGCTGTCGCCCTGCTGCTCGGTACTGCCAATCAGgcgcttcttctcctgcTTGACGACGTCGCCGGTGAGGACGCTGGCGAGCATGGAATGCCACTCGAGGCGCTCGCGGTTCTCGGGGATCTTGAGCTCCTCGATGGAGGGCTGCATGTCGTCGTTGCCGTAGTACAGCAGCGTCTCCTGGTCGTAGGGGTCGTTCTCGGCGTAGTCTGCGGTCGAGGGCGACTCGTCGTCGGTGCCGCTGTCGGTGCTGTAGCCCAGGCTCGGGGTGCGCATGGCCGGGTCGAAGGCGTAGCCATCCTGCTCGTCGCCCTGGGTGATGCGCTGGACGTAGGCCTTCTCCTGGGCGCGGTAGTCGGCGTTGGGGTTGGGGTTGCGGCGCGAGCGCGTGGCCGAGTTGTTGCGGCCGCGGTGCGAGGCGGTGGTGTTGAGCGAGAACTGCTGCGGACGGCGGGCGGGGTTGTAGGCGTTGGAGGGCGTGCGGACGGCGCCAGGGCGGGGGGTGCGGGCAGCAGAGGCGGCGCTGGCGTGAGGGGTGTGGGCGCTGTGCTGGGCGCTGTGCTGCTGATGGGCGCCCGGCGGCGGCAGGTCGGCCGTCATGATGCGGATGCTGCGGGTGCCCTGGGGGTTCTGGGTGCTGTAGCTGTAGGGCAGCGGAGGCAGCTCGTCGGCGCCGCTGCTCATGGGTTGCACGGGCGGCGCAAATTGATACTGGCCCTCGTCCATGGGCAGCCCGCCAAGGCTCGCGTTGCCCGCGTCGGCCTCGTGCACGTAGTCCGAGTCGAAGGAGCCGTCAGTTGAGCTCGAGCTCATGCGCTCCGGCGGCGCGGGCGCGTTGACCACGACGGGCTTGGGCGAGCTCATCTTGTCGTCGGCGGCCAGCAGCGGGTTGTTGCGAGCGACGTTGAAGTGCACCCTGGCCGGGGGCGAGGACGAGGCCATGGTGATGCGGGTGCCCTCTGCCTCTGGTTGGCTGGCCTGCTGGTTCCGCGGTCCGCGCAACGAGTCCAGCcgctttcttctttcttctttcgTCTTTCGTCTTTCTTCTCTGCTTATTACACGGTACGCCTGCCTGCACGAACAGGGGCACTGCAGTCAACAAGTGTGTCGACGTCCGCCGCGCATTCGCTGCTGATAGACGAGCTTCTCTCTAGCGTCTGCACGCTTCCCATGGCCTCTTTCATCGGCCGATGTGAGCAGCTAGGCCACTGAGCCACCGAGCCTGCGAGCCACAGGTGGCGAATGCGCGCCATCTGCAACAGGCCTAGCCCATCCAGGCCTGCACCGAACCTCCGCGACCTGTCCTTGCACGGCGCCTGAACAGTTTGAACGCAGCTCCAGAGTCCTCCAGAGTCCAGCGTCTCGGGATCGCCGCCAGGATGCCGCTCTCCAGCCTGCTCTGAGCCCCTGTACCAACGAGTCCAGAGCTCTTCTCGCAGGCGCCTGCAGCCTGCAGCTCGGCACTTTGCAGCCATGACACAATCTGACTTCTAACAAAGGACCATGTGAGCTGTCGAGACACAAAGAGTGAAACTCTGTGCAAATCGAGCATGGCAAAGCAAGGCTCGCGAGTCCAGGATagagagcaagagcaaggacGATAGTATACTATTCTCATTCTCATTCAACACCGATAACCAAAACCGTGCCAGACTCCGCGCTAATCCAACAACGCTCAACTCGACTAAAAAACAGTGTCGTGTGAACACTTGCTGGTCGTTGGCATACATGTCTATGCCACGACTCAAAGAAGCTCCTCGTAGATGTTCCTTAACACGGCTCGTCCGTCCAGGACCCCCTTTTTGCCTGCCATGACCACCTTGCCTGGGACCTTGGTCTCAGGatatctcttcttcctcaGGCTCCTTGCGTTGGCACCGTGGGTCGAACTCGTAATATCACCCAGCgccttcctcttcttgctcGGACTGGCATCGGGGCTTGTCATTGCAGCATTCGCCCTCGAGCTGTGTGGCTGACTGGCTTTGACCGGCGATTTGCCCGTCTGACTGAGTCCTTCGTCGAAAGCATGGCTATCCAACATGTCGCTCTGTAGGTCGAGAACCCAGCCCTTTTCGCGACACAGCCCGACCATGTCGCGCAGCAGCTCGTTGCCAGAGAGTGTCTTCTCGCTACCCAGAATCACGAGCTTGCTCCGCGCACGTGTGAGCGCGACGTTGACTCTGCGGCGGTCCTTGAGTAGATCACCGACTGTGCCTGTTTCGTTGCTGCGCACGCACGACACAAGGATAACTTCTTTGTCACGGCCCTGGAACTTGTCCGCTGTATGCAGTTCCACTGCAGGTGCTGCGGCTGCAGCAACAGGCGCGACGCGCTCCGAGGACTGGGTTTGCGCGTGTGTGGATGAGAGGCTGGTGCGCAGCAGTGCGAGCTGCGAGCGGTAAAAGGCTATGATGCCTATCTCGGACGCCGACACGCCAAGGCTGAGAAGCGAGATGGTGAGCTGGGTGATCAGACGGGCCTCGAGGGTGTTGATGATGCGGGAGCCGGATTGGGATTCGAGACAGGCAGAGATCGGGTCCGTGTTGATGAAGACTACTGGCTGGTCGGGCGAGAGAGAGCGAGAGAGCCAGCAGACGGGGGACTGTGGGCCCGGACACTGAGTGACCGCGGCTGAGCGAGGTGCGAGTGCCTGCCGGTGATGTGCACCAAGACCAGATGGTTTGGGCAGAGCGAGTCTTCGAGAGGCGACGCTTGGTGTGCCACACTTCAAACGACCGGAGTAGATAAAAGTGTTTGACAGGAGCATGACCTCGGCGCACATACGGTACTGATGCTCCAGGCTGACAACAGCTTGCGGATGTGACTCACACAGGAGCTTGAAGAGCGAAACGTCCAGACCGCCCTCTATAGCTTCTTTGTTCTGGACCAATGGAGGCAGCTGATAGTGATCGCCAACAAGAATAAACTTTTGCGACATGCGGATTGGTCCCAGACAGACGGGCAGCGTGATCTGAGAGGCTTCGTCAACGATGCAGTAGTCAAAGATGCGGCGACTGAAGAGCGGATGATTGATCGTGAGACATGTGGTAGCCACGACCGGCGGTTCCATCCAAGACTTCTCGAGCTCCTCAACACTGTCTTTGGGCTCCGCTACCAGCGTCGCAAACCCACGAACTTCAGGGTGGATCTTTGCCGTTGCTCCCAGGCGGAGGATGCCGATATCGTCATCGCGAATCTTGAGCAGGATATTGTCGACCGCGGTATGGGTGTAAGAAGTAAGGAGAACGCTCTTGCCCTTCGCGACGAGAGTCCGGATGATGTGGGCAATAGTAGTCGTTTTGCCCGTGCCAGGCATACCCAAAACCAGAGCATAGTCCTTGGCAGACATGACCTTGGCCACGGCAGCTTTTTGGTCCAAGTTCATCGACAGCTGCGACGATTGCGGAAGCTCGACAGCACTCAGAACCGGATGGAATACAGGTTTTCGTCCATCGACAATCAAGGCACGAAGATCTCGAGCTTTGTAGACGTTGTCATCCATGATCTGTATGAGGTTGTTGCGCGCTGCCGCCATACCGTTGCTGAACTCATCCTTATCCAATCGATACAGCACCGGTTCTTCGTCGACCTCGTATTCAGCTGCAGGCTCGCCCTCCTTAGTGACCTCCATGATGCCGGCGAAAGTCTGGTTGCTGTGGGCGTCGAAGCCGGGGAGTTTTGTACGAGAATTGTGCAAGCGTCTGTCAACGGCGACCGTAATCCGTCGCTTTCGGACGTTCGTGACGTAACCGTTCGCCAGTGCGAAGTGACCTTGCTCATCCGATACTACCACAGGTTCTCCAACAGTAAGCTGGGACTCAGTAAAGGAGAACCCTGGCGTGGAGTGTTGCTTGACGAAAGTGTAGCTGTATCGATTGATCTTCTGCCCGAGCTTCTCTTCTTGTCCTGAGCCGGGCTCTAGGATGACATTTGAAAAACAACGTCCTAGCTTCTCACGCTCGATGCTTAACATCGTCCATAGTTCCCGTCGGAACTTCATCATGTCTGTCTCCTCTTTGGTGAGCAACATGTCCCACTTCTTCATGAAGTCGCTGTCTGTGGGTTTCAGCGACTTAACAAGGTCATCGTACTTCTGCTTCGCTTTCTTGTTCAGTCGCTCACCCTCACCGTCCTCAACTAGCTTGTTGTAGAGGAAACATGACTCTTGAGCATAGCAATTGCCACACTTGAAGTCTTCTTTGAGCATTGGCGGCAATTCGATGCGATCTCGCACGTAGCATGCTAGTTCGTTGCGCTGGATGATCATATGGATGATATCATTTCGAACAGCGGGAATGCGGATAATGGCTGATGTTTCGAGGTAGTACAACATTCCGTATGCAATATCAACATCTACACGGGTCAGTGTTATCGAGAAGGTAAGGGCTAAACATACCGTATCGGTTGGAGAGCAGCAAATTATACAAGGCTGTTTGAACAGAATGTGCACTGTTTGACGAGTTCTTTCCTGTCTTGACTTCGAAAGGAACGGTCAGAGTGCGCTCGCCTTGATCATCTCGCATAGTCACTTGTACTGTTGCGTCGATGTTCCCCTTCAATCCATACATC from Ascochyta rabiei chromosome 2, complete sequence includes these protein-coding regions:
- a CDS encoding Mitogen-activated protein kinase kinase kinase → MASSSPPARVHFNVARNNPLLAADDKMSSPKPVVVNAPAPPERMSSSSTDGSFDSDYVHEADAGNASLGGLPMDEGQYQFAPPVQPMSSGADELPPLPYSYSTQNPQGTRSIRIMTADLPPPGAHQQHSAQHSAHTPHASAASAARTPRPGAVRTPSNAYNPARRPQQFSLNTTASHRGRNNSATRSRRNPNPNADYRAQEKAYVQRITQGDEQDGYAFDPAMRTPSLGYSTDSGTDDESPSTADYAENDPYDQETLLYYGNDDMQPSIEELKIPENRERLEWHSMLASVLTGDVVKQEKKRLIGSTEQQGDSTLKAEIWMGIRARVCGRSLQAQRRIVDDARGKIKTLLETIISFEVEGATEAGQTPQQQVQDVVKKIEKIESAYPTRQALEAAYPRAASPAYHDACDAVIAWDNTTVLINTEMAILKMWVGNEELDFTKPRPRSSQDHHLTDESSFIDRILKEDGLKSLQGETNLLIPLEKVIQKAKSTLITNAEGFAERHLPPYIEELLTLINFPSRLLQEIIRVRLSYAKKIKDPSQQGVMMAEQMIAQFQILLRMAGQVKESYLVISRPEPGWDLPPCIEENFDSVVLDALKFYFRMLNWKLAANKNTFKEAEILEQEWDFCNRLGRQLQGGDVETAEQFSILTSKSLTRLSAHFERELQRRPDELTGAEMEKRYKQILDSVRVRQRKLFRFSRILTQRFENCTEYNINHIDLDDEQLNDLYECLMANGHFLVETTGGNNAGVYIIASPTLENRPNDIQSLLTTCYHAEEGPEDPSNPYVLIIRPEDALYWSGKRMSGNIHEPHLDLKAGRLRLVADGSQQRLANANASFLQAIGMYLNTLIDQRANLPRVNSELQKIKKTAYTLSNTIINSVEIVRKQTVGLDCQDLIQTCFAFATEFGQRSVLYMDYNRRAMNNIKLTRLALDWVSFICDDCVASDRKTFRWAVVALEFAMMMTRGQNILSISDEEYTKLRAKVAGCMSVLISHFDIMGARSTIAAQAERQRLNAIAGKSLLDPKNSKDDEESIEMTQMQWMQRLEEIDTFRKEKEAERQALGRVLEDSNEADRALTYLSSSATNVTLRWQQGQFVGGGTFGSVYAAMNLDSGHLMAVKEIRLQDPQLIPTIVAQIKDEMGVLQVLDHPNIVSYYGIEPHRDKVYIFMEYCSGGSLAGLLEHGRIEDETVIMVYALQMLEGLAYLHDARVVHRDIKPENILLDHNGVIKFVDFGAAKLIARQGRTLAVDNTTRREKQGSMTGTPMYMSPEVIKGGSTGRHGAVDIWSLGCVILEMATGRRPWASMDNEWAIMYHIAQGDPPQLPTRDQLSEQGIDFLMKCFDRDPNKRASAVELLQHEWIMTLRAQLSLEPQTPGTDSGSQSGSSSRQNSHYG
- a CDS encoding DNA helicase: MSTRQKSFFDQDPRAKHARGQWHRQRNAPPSPHQHSDRAPVARHVVTGPPIMPSTQTRTKLKAFQFDDTLPLDTAKEREAEKENRAAAPDKASTAKETPKTSKVIRDIENAFETPRLPQNKTFPPPSTPGARLPLADLVGNIDDTSRHAAHAVLSPEEQLYWRGSQPVNTPVLRKNKKRARSSSPAGPSQEEPRLHAFKAGLTTPQADPATELWSRYTSNKGTPTVNKTVSFAHLINESSPRSAAAAAGSVNGLRRWASCGVEFPASTRKKRRTHGVFHGDQPDDAEDVFAAAPSSDSVMQGHAPTSNLASIVQRMKESISNSQAQLPSSSSPPPDAGEGLIEFPESPLKRHTPREAAEEDAPETMQAENYKLEAADTLDDQDFPEDDAGLQRATEQRQSSASSDDFGEVDFDTDMADAVNVGTLETEVSPRSQRHASIPAEPVTRPVSSLVAAPLVYADSEDEFGIEDDDDVFAADLEQVASLFDDRPLESPAQLNDLSGDLSEVLPEVAPAVSAAPVVDLVNDDSDDFGDEIDPDEFAAAEVAATQTPATNNSQQDTRAIQRYLIKQVIEGSYPVERGQQRPEKILLVDEEKTRISKQISLRQAWYDTPCTVGAYVHVIGSFSSNGQCVVDDHHNMLVLHPDHLISATVVADSYGCLRRAVLQDRIKATSRANAPMLYGTLLHELFQEALKVNQWDTDFLLSTIDRLLPSKFETILEINSTCNEVKEHMTSKLPEMQAWAEIFIRAKPCADGVVQHRNGPQSTMSINKLLDVEEHVWSPMYGLKGNIDATVQVTMRDDQGERTLTVPFEVKTGKNSSNSAHSVQTALYNLLLSNRYDVDIAYGMLYYLETSAIIRIPAVRNDIIHMIIQRNELACYVRDRIELPPMLKEDFKCGNCYAQESCFLYNKLVEDGEGERLNKKAKQKYDDLVKSLKPTDSDFMKKWDMLLTKEETDMMKFRRELWTMLSIEREKLGRCFSNVILEPGSGQEEKLGQKINRYSYTFVKQHSTPGFSFTESQLTVGEPVVVSDEQGHFALANGYVTNVRKRRITVAVDRRLHNSRTKLPGFDAHSNQTFAGIMEVTKEGEPAAEYEVDEEPVLYRLDKDEFSNGMAAARNNLIQIMDDNVYKARDLRALIVDGRKPVFHPVLSAVELPQSSQLSMNLDQKAAVAKVMSAKDYALVLGMPGTGKTTTIAHIIRTLVAKGKSVLLTSYTHTAVDNILLKIRDDDIGILRLGATAKIHPEVRGFATLVAEPKDSVEELEKSWMEPPVVATTCLTINHPLFSRRIFDYCIVDEASQITLPVCLGPIRMSQKFILVGDHYQLPPLVQNKEAIEGGLDVSLFKLLCESHPQAVVSLEHQYRMCAEVMLLSNTFIYSGRLKCGTPSVASRRLALPKPSGLGAHHRQALAPRSAAVTQCPGPQSPVCWLSRSLSPDQPVVFINTDPISACLESQSGSRIINTLEARLITQLTISLLSLGVSASEIGIIAFYRSQLALLRTSLSSTHAQTQSSERVAPVAAAAAPAVELHTADKFQGRDKEVILVSCVRSNETGTVGDLLKDRRRVNVALTRARSKLVILGSEKTLSGNELLRDMVGLCREKGWVLDLQSDMLDSHAFDEGLSQTGKSPVKASQPHSSRANAAMTSPDASPSKKRKALGDITSSTHGANARSLRKKRYPETKVPGKVVMAGKKGVLDGRAVLRNIYEELL